The sequence below is a genomic window from Bombus pascuorum chromosome 15, iyBomPasc1.1, whole genome shotgun sequence.
tttattttctttaactaTTTCTCCatataaagaaacgaaaactaCCTTCGTTGCCTACACCAGCTACTTGAATTGCATTTTAGATGCAATATATTCCAGTGAGTTTAAAATTCCCtgcaattttgtttatttaattgtatattgtaaacattatcgatatgaaaattattaaatttgaggTTATCGAATAtctaatttcataattataaaagtgtCATTGATGTCAACagctttaaatatatttacttgtaTACTGTATTCTgaccaaaataaaaatgtttttgcatctttaaatttattttgcatttttcttgttataaaatggtataataaaaatatttaaactcaCTTTATAAGTTAAATCATGTTTTATGCCAATTATGAATGAGTCCTTATGAGAAGTAATCTTTATATACTTGAaatcaatatatttatctttctacaataatttttaatgttttttttaaatcatcaACTTTCATATGTTTTCAGTGGCAAAAAATATAGGTGATTCTTCAATCTGTTGATCAATGTTTAACATTGCAATTATcttcataaattttccttataaaaatccttataaaattttgtgttttttttGTAGTTGAGATACAAgcaattaatttagaaaaatcctCAACAAAACTCTAAttctaaaagaaaacaaactgtatgtagtataaaatgtttcattggttatgtatttgttaaatgtatatgtaaaataaattcatattgcATTTGCAGTTAAGAACAGAAAATGAAGATATTATTGAAGCAGATCCCAAACCTCGAATTAAGAAGGGTCATCCaggcaaaaaatattttgtcgtTATTGCCTTATTGGGAATTCTCTTCCTAGGATATATAGCGATAGcgtatgttttatattatattataatagttaggacaatttaataaatattaatattttttaaaattattattatttttctattgttttatagtttatttgaGCAAAAAgtgattctttaaaaaaaattaagcaaaatatattttttaaaatagtaatcagataataataatttgaacaaTTTCACTTTGTTTTTTCAGATATGACTTAAAGCCAGTACATCTTGGGAGTAAAGCAATCGATACATTGGCTTTTTCCTTCAATCTACAAAAACCATTTTATGTTGTAGTAATTGATGCAGGCTCCACTGGTAGCCGTGCTCTGGCCTTTAGTTTCCATGAATCGATTCTTGGTGGCAATTTGGTTTTGGATGGTGAACTCTATACAGAAACAAAACCAGGCGTTAGTGCTTATGCTGAAAAACCTAAAGATGCTGCAAAATCTCTGACTGTATTATTAGATAAGGTGAAGGAAGTTGTTCCACAAGTAGAATGGCAACATACACCTCTCAACATGAAAGCTACAGCTGGTTTAAGACTTCTTCCTGGACATAAGGCTCAAGAAATACTCCAAGAATGCAGGAAAATGTTTGAAGAAAGTGGTTTCCAGGTATGTgcctaatatttatgaaactaataatgcataataaaatttatattttaaagatgTCTTCTATACACACAATTTGTTTTATGTTTAGATAATTACTCTTTGTTTCgacttaaaattttctaaggATTTCAGCACGTCTTAGATTGCTTTAATtagcatattaaataatttttatgtttatgatCTTATAAAATAGAGATATGTAAAATGTGGTAGATTCTGGACACATTACATAAAAGAAGGAACTTATTTAGTATGctaatttaaaattgcttttaatATCTAACAATAAATTAGAGTTATATATGTTTTCAAAATCCTTACATTTTCACTTTGTTGTAGTTTCTTTGTTTTAAGTGTTATATTTTCtcagtgataaaatatttttgtattgtcTTCAGTAGGATTGCACACATATTTCTTCCTGAGGATGAAACTAGGTGGTGTATGTAATAGAGTATACGGCATGAATATCATATTAGAGAAATTAGGTGCTTGATTTGTATAAAgcttaaaaataatatgcaaaatagcaaatacaaaattataacatttttgtacacaacattttttaaaagtattatttaattattttataaaataattttccatacttatatattagatgtgtttatatatatatatatatacacgtattttttacttaaaaaatttaaagactatatatatagcaatagctgactgtaaaataaaaagatgctTCTTTGCTATTTAAgttttaacattaaaatagGCGTTCATTGTTTATTCTATGTGTATTTTagatttctaaaaattcgATTTCTATAATGGATGGAACAGACGAAGGAATATTTTCTTGGTTCActgtaaattttctattgGAACGTTTTAATACGCACAATCCTGGTGGCACAGTTGCTGCACTAGACCTTGGTGGAGGTTCTACACAAGTGACTTTTTCACCTAATTCTATACaggtataattaaataaatataattttaatatttgaaaatgtggAATAATGAATAagaacataattaaaataatcatgATATAGATTTGATCAaagatatcaaatatatttaattagaatcataTGAACttctaataaaacaaaataaaaaatgtatttgataaaaattgtaatagtattatatttatatatagatatattactTATAACATTGATATTagcatttataatatttttaactttatgtacttaaaaaataatgacgtaaatacgaatttttacttttttacatAACTAGAATTTAGCTtaggatttatttattgcatAAAATGCAACTGTTTTCattaatgataaaagaaaacaaatttttaatttatttaaaacatatttaaaatttgttcaggAAAAAGGGCTTGATGGACATACATACTCTGTCAATATCTTCAATCATAACATGAGTGTTTACACACACAGCTATTTGGGCATGGGTCTTATGGCAGCAAGGAAAGAGATTCTGACATATGGAATGAACTTGGATAATGTAAACCCAAAAGATACAATAGAAGTACGATCAGAATGTGTAAATCCCATAGTTTCGACGGGATGGAGTTATGGCggatttaattatattattaaaggaCCTGTGAATGCAACTCATAAACTAGTCAAAACACAAAACTTTGCTGGTGGAGAAGTGGACAGGCCAATTGTCAATTTTCCAGAATGctcaaaaattattgaaaaatatgttggcaagataaaaaataaaccaGAAGGTTTAAAAGATCATGAGATTTATGCGTTTTCTTATTACTTCGATCGTGCCACTGaggtaaatttttaaatttgaagaaaaatgataagCTTTATAGAAAAGACAAATAGATGtacagttttattaatatttcaggTTGGTCTAGTTGACCCCTTTTCTGGTGGAGTTATCCAAGTAAATGCTTTTCAAAAACAAGCAAGGGATGCCTGCGATTATCCAAATACCGATCAACCTTTCATTTGTCTTGATTTGACATTTATCTATGTTCTCCTCCGTGATGGATTTGGTCTGGAACCTAATACGAAACTTTatgtaagaatat
It includes:
- the LOC132914560 gene encoding nucleoside diphosphate phosphatase ENTPD5 isoform X2, whose amino-acid sequence is MQYIPLRTENEDIIEADPKPRIKKGHPGKKYFVVIALLGILFLGYIAIAYDLKPVHLGSKAIDTLAFSFNLQKPFYVVVIDAGSTGSRALAFSFHESILGGNLVLDGELYTETKPGVSAYAEKPKDAAKSLTVLLDKVKEVVPQVEWQHTPLNMKATAGLRLLPGHKAQEILQECRKMFEESGFQISKNSISIMDGTDEGIFSWFTVNFLLERFNTHNPGGTVAALDLGGGSTQVTFSPNSIQEKGLDGHTYSVNIFNHNMSVYTHSYLGMGLMAARKEILTYGMNLDNVNPKDTIEVRSECVNPIVSTGWSYGGFNYIIKGPVNATHKLVKTQNFAGGEVDRPIVNFPECSKIIEKYVGKIKNKPEGLKDHEIYAFSYYFDRATEVGLVDPFSGGVIQVNAFQKQARDACDYPNTDQPFICLDLTFIYVLLRDGFGLEPNTKLYLYKKINGHELSWALGAAFNIIQNGF
- the LOC132914560 gene encoding nucleoside diphosphate phosphatase ENTPD5 isoform X1 — encoded protein: MDIRHRKLRTENEDIIEADPKPRIKKGHPGKKYFVVIALLGILFLGYIAIAYDLKPVHLGSKAIDTLAFSFNLQKPFYVVVIDAGSTGSRALAFSFHESILGGNLVLDGELYTETKPGVSAYAEKPKDAAKSLTVLLDKVKEVVPQVEWQHTPLNMKATAGLRLLPGHKAQEILQECRKMFEESGFQISKNSISIMDGTDEGIFSWFTVNFLLERFNTHNPGGTVAALDLGGGSTQVTFSPNSIQEKGLDGHTYSVNIFNHNMSVYTHSYLGMGLMAARKEILTYGMNLDNVNPKDTIEVRSECVNPIVSTGWSYGGFNYIIKGPVNATHKLVKTQNFAGGEVDRPIVNFPECSKIIEKYVGKIKNKPEGLKDHEIYAFSYYFDRATEVGLVDPFSGGVIQVNAFQKQARDACDYPNTDQPFICLDLTFIYVLLRDGFGLEPNTKLYLYKKINGHELSWALGAAFNIIQNGF
- the LOC132914560 gene encoding nucleoside diphosphate phosphatase ENTPD5 isoform X3 — protein: MKLGGISKNSISIMDGTDEGIFSWFTVNFLLERFNTHNPGGTVAALDLGGGSTQVTFSPNSIQEKGLDGHTYSVNIFNHNMSVYTHSYLGMGLMAARKEILTYGMNLDNVNPKDTIEVRSECVNPIVSTGWSYGGFNYIIKGPVNATHKLVKTQNFAGGEVDRPIVNFPECSKIIEKYVGKIKNKPEGLKDHEIYAFSYYFDRATEVGLVDPFSGGVIQVNAFQKQARDACDYPNTDQPFICLDLTFIYVLLRDGFGLEPNTKLYLYKKINGHELSWALGAAFNIIQNGF